In Mycolicibacterium nivoides, the DNA window CGACGGCCTCCGTGATGCTCTTGGCTGCGGCCGCGATCGACGCTCCGTCGGTGAGGTCGAGCTGGACACCGATCAGCCTGTCGTCGTCCTCGCCGACTCCGACCGCCTCCCGCAGCACAGGCAGCGCCTTCTCGGGGCTCCGCATCGCAGCCACCACGCGCCACCCCTCGCGATAAAGGCGCGTGGCAGATGCGAAGCCGAGTCCCCGGGATGCCCCGGTGATGACGACAGTCCGATTCTCTTCGCGCAAGCGCTCATCGGGTGTCCGCGGCTCAGCCATCCTGGCCACCTGTCGCGCACCGGTTGCTCGTCGAACCCAACTCGACGTCGGGGTTGCGAGCGGGCCCCTGCTGCCAGGTGGACCACTTGCCTACCGAGTAAGGCCCCTCGGCTCCGTTCGCCCGGTAGAACCCTTGTGGGTCATAGATCTTGGCTTCGGGGAAGGGCCACGGGCAGGCGACGGAGGTCGCCGCGCCGCTGGCCTTGATCACCCAGAACCAGCTGCCGTAGGCGAAGTACGACACGTTGATGATCGCGAACATCACCAGGAACGTGCCGAGTACCGGCCTTGACGGGAACAGCTTCGCCTTCGCGGCGAGCTTCTCCGCCACCGACTTTCCGGTGTCGTCGCGGTAGACCAGGATCGCCGCCGGGACCATCACGAAGGTCACCGAGAGCGATTCCCAGATCAACGGGAACTGGAAGGTGCTGCCCGGGAACAACGTGCCGAACGGAATGGCCTGCGAGTAGATGTACAGCCCCGTGCGGACCAGGCTGACCTCCAGGATGGCATCGAAGATGAAGCCGATGACCAAAACCAGTGCGCCCAAACTGATCAGTGGGTGCCGGGTGACGAACGCCTCGGGACCGCGCTTGGCCTGCAGCTTGCGCAGGATCCAGATCCCCGGGAAGTACGGGCCGAAGTAGAACAGGACGTAACCGAACACGATGAACGGTTCCACCGTCGGCGACATCATGATCAGGTACCAGTTCTCCGGCCAGTGCAGCAGCATCGGGTTGTACACCGCATACGGCGACCAGTTCATGATCGGGTCCTGCCAGACGATCAACGTCGTCACCAGGACCATGAGCAGCACCGGACTGCCGGGGTTCTTCCGCCAACCGACGATGAACATGACGGTGAACACCACGACGATGATCACGGCGCCCACCTGCGGGATGATCTGCCAGTGATCGAACGCGGTCAGGAACGCGACGGGACGCGGCCGGCCCTCGACGTTCGGGTTGGCCACCCGCGGGTCGACGTCGGTCCGCCCGACGGCCGCGAACAACCCCAAGAAGCCGAGCCAAGCGAGCAGGGCGATCACGCGACCCCAGTTCGGGCCCTTGCGCGGCGGCGGTTTGACCTGAGTATCACGCGGTAGGGATTCCCTGGTGGTCACGTCATTCCTCCCCGAACCGGTCGACCAGGTGCGAATTGATACCGTCCGCATCGAGGGTCCGGGCGACCAGATAGCCCGATCCCATCCACGCGCGCCGTGTCCACTTCCCCAGGGACACCCGGGTTCCGGGTGCGCCGGAAGCCGCGGGCATCATCTTCACGCGCTCTAGTGCCTCTTTGACGCCGCGCGGGCTCAGCGGATGGGCATCGGTGAAGGCGCGCACCAGCGTGGCGGCCACGTCGTGATTGACCACCGACACGCAGTATTCGGGACGACTTCCGCTGTACCGCTTGGCGTATCGGTCAAGCCAGGCCTGTCCGACCAGGTTGCCCTCGTCGTACTGATCGACCCCGACCCAGCCGAGAAACGCGTTCCACATGATCGGGTTGACCCAGGCGTTCTGGAATGCGGTGGTGGTGAAGCGCGGGGGATCCCAGTTGACGGCCTCAAGCGCCGGATTGATGAACACGATGCCGAAACCGAACCCGAGATGGACGATCGCCTCGGCCTTCGCTTCGTGCAGCGTGCTCACCGCGGCGTTGATGTCCTGCGCCGTCTGCGCGATCGCGGCTTCGGCGACAATCCGAATGCCCTTGCGGGCACAGGCTGTTCGCAGGTTCTTCAGGTAGCTGTCGCCGATGAGGTTCTGCTCGACGAGTACGCCGATCTCGGTCAGGCCCCGCTTCGCGACCAGGTCCGCCAGGAAGATGGGTTCGTCGGTCATCGACCCCTGGGGAAAAGCGAACGTCCACTCGCCGAGCCAGTCGTCGGTTCCCGTGACACTGATGGCCGGCACCTTGAAGCGCTCTTCGATCGCCTCCCGCAGCGGCACGCAGTTGTCGGTGATGTTCGGTCCGAACACCACCAGGCAGCCCTCGTCGACCAGTTCGCCGTAGGCATCGATGACCGCTTTCACCGAACCCTTGGGCAGCCCTTCCACCTCGCGGTAGATCATCTGCACCGGCCGATCCATCAGCCCTTGCTCGACGGCTTCTTCGAACACCAGGTCAAACGTCTGGGTGAATGAAGCCAGCAGTTCGTCCGGGAAGCCCGGCGGCAAGGTGAAGTCCATCAGGTAGCCGACCTTGATGGGCTCCGCGGTGCTCTCGTATGACATCTGACCTCCATGGCGCGGGCGTTCGTCGCAGGAACACGGGGCGACCTAATATTTGTTCTGAACCTAACGGCGGTGCCGCACGGCGTCAATCACCAGCTGCCGATCCGCCCAGGTAGACATCGATGAGCTCGTGCAAACCGCGGCCCACCGCCACGTCGTCGGTCAGCGGTCCCGCGACCGCCACCCTGGCCGCCACGGTCATGGGCAGCCCCTCGGCGACCAAGCGCCCGGCGGCGATCAGCACGCGGGTCGACGCGACTTCGCGCA includes these proteins:
- a CDS encoding spirocyclase AveC family protein, whose translation is MTTRESLPRDTQVKPPPRKGPNWGRVIALLAWLGFLGLFAAVGRTDVDPRVANPNVEGRPRPVAFLTAFDHWQIIPQVGAVIIVVVFTVMFIVGWRKNPGSPVLLMVLVTTLIVWQDPIMNWSPYAVYNPMLLHWPENWYLIMMSPTVEPFIVFGYVLFYFGPYFPGIWILRKLQAKRGPEAFVTRHPLISLGALVLVIGFIFDAILEVSLVRTGLYIYSQAIPFGTLFPGSTFQFPLIWESLSVTFVMVPAAILVYRDDTGKSVAEKLAAKAKLFPSRPVLGTFLVMFAIINVSYFAYGSWFWVIKASGAATSVACPWPFPEAKIYDPQGFYRANGAEGPYSVGKWSTWQQGPARNPDVELGSTSNRCATGGQDG
- a CDS encoding ABC transporter substrate-binding protein → MSYESTAEPIKVGYLMDFTLPPGFPDELLASFTQTFDLVFEEAVEQGLMDRPVQMIYREVEGLPKGSVKAVIDAYGELVDEGCLVVFGPNITDNCVPLREAIEERFKVPAISVTGTDDWLGEWTFAFPQGSMTDEPIFLADLVAKRGLTEIGVLVEQNLIGDSYLKNLRTACARKGIRIVAEAAIAQTAQDINAAVSTLHEAKAEAIVHLGFGFGIVFINPALEAVNWDPPRFTTTAFQNAWVNPIMWNAFLGWVGVDQYDEGNLVGQAWLDRYAKRYSGSRPEYCVSVVNHDVAATLVRAFTDAHPLSPRGVKEALERVKMMPAASGAPGTRVSLGKWTRRAWMGSGYLVARTLDADGINSHLVDRFGEE